Proteins encoded within one genomic window of Synechococcus sp. PCC 7335:
- a CDS encoding alpha/beta hydrolase: MVSLSLAIVFSQFRARLSLDARFNPSLLVTSLIAAVIGTTRPGLAAETVSIEYGRFSRSISTTSLEHYAATGEAEDTLKGLVNRLSPEQQRGLQDALQARRSVDVVQLSQWLYTPMGEQMLFFAGSLVKTRALQNGQQALRGALITAASDGEISLLTVIRAFPTKMVRIDLQRAIAAYRDIIAEADNTLAVLDAVAQQSATATKLSSFDLTTLPDVTQSGPYATRQIPLTIEDPERNRTYPAEMFIPETLQASRFQRPVAVLSHGLGDTRTNFFDIGEHLASHGIVAVIPEHIGSNLAQKEAMLKGLSNETFKAREFIDRPLDITFLLDELERTNETHYWGKLDLDQVAVMGHSFGGYTALALAGATIDFDWLQRECVPENNPVLDAAELLQCRALELIPDDAVIETLSQTGVRDPRVQLVLTFAPVSQLFGQSGISQIQIPTMFMGGVFDIIAPAVPEQLSAFSWLTTPDKYLYLGEGSSHTPELTRLTDQVFDLGRDIEQGIEGALALNRNLIKGLCVAFVNVHLVSDGTYEPFLHPAYVEAVSQPPFNRHLVREIPDSLQELL, from the coding sequence GTGGTGTCGCTATCCCTTGCCATTGTTTTTTCCCAGTTTCGGGCTCGTTTATCCCTAGATGCGCGGTTCAATCCTAGCCTCCTGGTAACTTCTTTGATCGCCGCTGTGATTGGGACGACCAGACCAGGGTTGGCAGCAGAAACCGTCTCGATTGAATATGGCCGCTTCAGCCGGTCAATTTCAACAACCTCGCTTGAGCACTATGCTGCAACTGGTGAAGCTGAAGACACTTTGAAGGGTCTGGTCAATCGGCTAAGTCCTGAGCAGCAGCGAGGGTTGCAAGATGCGCTTCAGGCCCGTCGTAGCGTTGATGTTGTGCAACTATCTCAGTGGCTCTACACACCGATGGGAGAACAGATGCTCTTCTTTGCCGGCAGCTTGGTGAAGACAAGAGCGTTGCAAAATGGCCAGCAGGCACTACGGGGGGCATTGATTACGGCGGCGTCTGACGGTGAAATTTCACTACTGACCGTGATTCGGGCTTTTCCCACCAAAATGGTGCGGATCGATCTGCAGCGGGCGATCGCTGCCTACCGAGATATCATCGCTGAAGCCGACAACACACTGGCCGTTTTAGATGCTGTGGCTCAACAATCTGCCACCGCCACCAAACTTTCTTCCTTTGATCTGACCACCTTGCCAGACGTCACTCAATCCGGGCCTTACGCTACCCGGCAGATTCCTTTAACGATTGAAGACCCTGAGCGTAACCGCACCTACCCAGCCGAGATGTTTATTCCCGAAACGTTACAGGCAAGCCGGTTTCAGCGCCCCGTTGCTGTGCTTTCTCATGGGCTTGGTGATACCCGCACTAATTTCTTCGACATCGGTGAACACCTCGCCTCTCATGGAATTGTGGCGGTTATACCGGAGCATATTGGCAGTAACTTGGCGCAAAAGGAAGCGATGCTGAAGGGGTTGTCGAATGAAACCTTCAAGGCTCGCGAATTTATCGATCGGCCCCTGGATATCACCTTTTTGCTAGATGAACTAGAGCGTACTAACGAAACGCACTATTGGGGCAAACTGGATCTCGATCAAGTAGCGGTCATGGGTCATTCCTTTGGTGGCTACACTGCCCTGGCACTAGCGGGAGCGACTATTGATTTTGACTGGCTGCAACGAGAGTGTGTTCCTGAGAACAACCCAGTGTTGGATGCGGCGGAGTTATTGCAATGCCGTGCCCTAGAGCTGATCCCTGATGATGCTGTAATAGAAACACTTTCCCAGACCGGGGTAAGAGATCCTCGCGTCCAGCTAGTGCTCACCTTTGCTCCTGTTTCTCAGCTGTTCGGTCAGTCGGGCATTAGCCAGATCCAAATCCCCACCATGTTCATGGGAGGAGTCTTCGACATCATTGCACCAGCAGTACCAGAGCAACTGTCGGCGTTTAGTTGGCTGACCACTCCCGACAAATACCTTTATCTGGGGGAAGGGTCATCCCATACCCCAGAACTGACCCGACTCACCGACCAAGTTTTCGATCTTGGTCGCGATATCGAACAGGGAATTGAAGGCGCCTTAGCGCTCAATCGCAACTTGATCAAGGGGCTATGCGTTGCCTTTGTTAACGTGCATCTCGTATCTGATGGTACCTACGAGCCGTTTTTACACCCGGCTTATGTTGAAGCCGTCAGCCAACCACCCTTTAATCGGCACCTGGTGCGAGAGATACCCGACAGCTTACAGGAACTCCTGTAG
- a CDS encoding CRTAC homolog protein, with product MLNSQSFEEVTKIAGDFSRGRSYGAGAWGDINKDGYPDLWVGGHFGPAEKIYNRNLFLNKRDGTFIDIVEDVFLVEELKGDFHGSAWADFDNDGDQDLIVLSGGENAGTNHPPDSSPNRLFVNHKGVLRDQASELGIAYDSAKAQVPIWLDFNNDGWLDLFHGSTRRPDGLNPTTIFQQTHSGFNDVGTDLLPEQITQATVKLGALATPSKNSGLDLILTGGIKTILNASTTASFAKRSPSLLRGSTDVAIADFNGDLLMDIYVSRAKEDRLSINTKQGLEDITLDSGISSALNTGAVSVVSGDFDNDMDIDIYVVRARDKKNAPNVLYDNQGDGTFIPVANSGGAAGTTFGDGDAATTADYNLDGFIDLFVTNGARAGFGPQQLFRNQGNKNNWLQIDLEGVISSRDGIGAQVYVTTGEITQRRDQMGGFHRWSQDHQRLHFGLAKNNQVDRIEIHWPSGTIQQLDNISANQILKVREEGTPVEEALPGTRYGTDWDDMLIGTRRKNIFFGQAGNDFLEGGNGKDVLFGGDDRDILIGGRSNDTLFGEQGFDTLSGGSGNDLLNGGNGKDILSGGADNDTLIGEAGKDTLIGDRGKDMLTGGAGEDTFVLALGEGTDTITDFSSEDLIGLANGLGIGELSFVGNNIIVTDTNKILATLIGVETASLQTRQFVLL from the coding sequence ATGTTAAACAGTCAAAGCTTTGAAGAAGTCACCAAAATAGCCGGAGACTTCTCTAGGGGTAGAAGTTACGGCGCGGGTGCCTGGGGAGATATCAATAAAGACGGATATCCTGATCTTTGGGTTGGCGGTCATTTTGGGCCTGCTGAAAAAATATACAATCGCAATCTGTTTCTCAATAAAAGAGACGGAACGTTTATAGATATCGTTGAAGATGTTTTTCTTGTTGAAGAACTGAAAGGCGACTTTCATGGATCAGCTTGGGCTGACTTTGACAATGACGGCGATCAAGATCTCATTGTGCTATCTGGAGGAGAAAATGCTGGCACCAATCATCCACCCGACAGTTCTCCTAATCGACTTTTTGTCAACCATAAAGGAGTGCTTAGAGATCAAGCTAGCGAACTTGGCATCGCCTATGACAGCGCCAAGGCCCAGGTGCCGATTTGGCTAGATTTTAACAACGACGGCTGGCTCGACCTTTTTCATGGCTCTACGCGACGGCCTGATGGGCTTAACCCTACTACTATCTTCCAGCAAACGCATAGCGGCTTTAACGATGTAGGAACTGATCTTCTTCCTGAACAAATTACTCAAGCAACCGTCAAGTTGGGTGCCCTAGCTACTCCATCGAAAAATAGTGGTCTAGATCTAATCCTTACAGGCGGTATCAAAACCATACTCAATGCGAGCACTACAGCATCTTTTGCTAAGCGATCGCCCTCTCTACTTCGCGGTTCAACGGACGTAGCCATCGCCGACTTTAACGGCGATCTCCTGATGGATATCTATGTGAGTAGAGCCAAGGAAGACCGATTGTCTATCAATACAAAACAAGGCCTAGAAGATATCACTCTAGATTCTGGCATCAGCAGTGCGCTCAACACAGGCGCTGTCAGTGTTGTCTCAGGTGATTTTGACAACGATATGGACATAGATATCTACGTTGTCAGAGCTAGAGATAAGAAAAATGCACCCAATGTCCTCTACGACAATCAAGGGGATGGCACATTCATTCCGGTAGCGAATTCCGGAGGTGCGGCTGGCACAACATTTGGTGACGGTGATGCAGCAACTACAGCTGATTACAATTTAGATGGGTTTATAGATCTGTTTGTAACCAACGGTGCGCGGGCCGGGTTTGGTCCTCAGCAGCTCTTTCGTAACCAGGGCAACAAAAACAATTGGCTGCAGATCGATCTTGAAGGCGTCATCTCCAGTAGAGACGGTATAGGCGCTCAGGTTTATGTAACAACAGGAGAGATTACTCAACGTCGAGATCAGATGGGCGGATTTCATAGGTGGTCACAAGACCATCAACGTCTTCACTTTGGTTTGGCCAAAAACAATCAAGTAGATCGAATAGAGATTCATTGGCCAAGTGGGACTATTCAGCAGCTAGATAACATCTCTGCAAACCAAATCCTTAAGGTTAGAGAAGAAGGAACTCCCGTTGAAGAGGCACTTCCAGGAACGCGCTATGGAACTGATTGGGACGATATGCTCATCGGTACTAGGCGCAAAAATATCTTCTTTGGCCAGGCTGGTAATGACTTCCTCGAAGGTGGTAACGGCAAAGACGTTCTCTTTGGTGGAGACGATAGGGACATCCTGATTGGCGGTAGGAGCAACGATACGCTTTTCGGTGAGCAAGGATTTGACACCCTAAGCGGTGGAAGTGGTAACGATTTGCTCAATGGAGGCAACGGTAAAGATATTCTCTCTGGCGGTGCTGACAACGATACGCTTATCGGTGAGGCTGGCAAAGATACGCTCATCGGCGATAGGGGTAAAGATATGCTCACAGGCGGGGCTGGCGAAGATACATTTGTCTTAGCTTTAGGTGAGGGCACCGATACCATTACAGACTTTAGCAGTGAAGACCTGATTGGGTTAGCTAATGGGCTAGGCATTGGTGAACTTTCCTTTGTTGGCAATAACATCATCGTTACCGATACCAACAAAATCTTGGCCACTCTCATTGGTGTAGAGACTGCTAGCTTACAAACCAGACAGTTCGTGCTACTCTAG
- the ggt gene encoding gamma-glutamyltransferase, with protein sequence MHFYRLVSWGVCQRGVAACDHKQTPKAVGQSAVATSHYEATRVGIEVIKAGGNAVDAAIAVGYALAVVHPCCGNLGGGGFMTLRLSDDTNRFINFRETAPLAATPTLYQDSEGEVIKGLSTDSYLAVAVPGTVAGLEYARKAYGSGQLTRQQLIAPAQKLANDGFVLTGPEQKLLTRELKNNQNSEVVDIFIQEGKAIEVGDRLVQPELGETLSLLAKNGASTFYEGEIAQKIVEASQQHNGILTLEDFKTYQVQDIDPLTCNYRGFTILTSPPPGGGPVLCQMLNIVEGFPISQVEYYSAQHLHQMLSAMLFAYRDRNLYFGDPTFVEVPTARILSKAYAKELRSKIPKDRALELAEELSLEQKGKNTTHFSVVDKEGNAVSVTYTINTLFGAGVIAPGTGFFLNNEMDDFTAKVGTANTYGLVQGSVNSIEPGKQPLSSMAPTIVLDASNEIALVTGSPGGSTIPTTIFQIITNLVDFNLSPDRAVNQPRIHYQGSPNTVLTEPFALPGDTFVDLWNYGYRVSPSIHWGAAMSIARKDKKLQAIKDFRRQQAEARAVDD encoded by the coding sequence GTGCATTTCTACAGATTAGTTAGCTGGGGTGTTTGTCAGAGGGGGGTAGCAGCTTGTGACCATAAGCAAACTCCAAAAGCAGTAGGACAATCAGCAGTTGCGACCAGTCACTATGAAGCGACCCGTGTAGGAATAGAGGTTATCAAAGCAGGTGGAAACGCAGTCGATGCAGCGATCGCAGTTGGCTACGCGCTTGCGGTGGTTCATCCTTGCTGCGGGAATTTAGGAGGCGGTGGCTTCATGACACTACGCCTATCAGACGACACAAATCGGTTCATCAACTTTCGAGAAACGGCCCCTCTAGCAGCGACACCAACGCTTTATCAAGATTCAGAAGGCGAGGTTATCAAAGGATTAAGTACAGATAGCTATTTGGCAGTCGCAGTTCCAGGGACAGTAGCAGGATTAGAATACGCTAGAAAAGCTTATGGCAGTGGCCAATTGACTAGGCAGCAGCTTATAGCGCCTGCACAAAAGCTAGCAAATGACGGCTTCGTTTTAACTGGCCCAGAACAAAAGCTCTTAACAAGAGAACTAAAGAACAATCAGAATTCTGAAGTAGTTGATATCTTCATCCAAGAAGGTAAGGCGATAGAAGTAGGCGATCGCCTTGTCCAACCGGAATTAGGTGAAACGCTCTCACTACTCGCCAAAAACGGTGCATCGACCTTTTACGAAGGAGAAATTGCTCAAAAGATTGTCGAAGCTAGCCAACAGCACAACGGCATTCTCACACTTGAAGACTTCAAAACCTATCAAGTTCAAGATATAGACCCGCTCACCTGCAACTATCGGGGATTTACTATTCTGACTAGTCCTCCACCCGGCGGTGGGCCTGTTCTATGCCAAATGCTCAATATTGTAGAAGGGTTTCCGATTAGCCAGGTAGAGTATTACTCAGCGCAGCATTTACACCAGATGCTTTCAGCAATGCTGTTTGCCTATCGCGATCGCAATCTATACTTCGGCGATCCTACCTTTGTAGAAGTCCCAACAGCAAGAATATTATCCAAAGCGTATGCCAAAGAACTCAGATCCAAAATACCCAAAGATAGAGCCTTAGAGCTAGCAGAAGAACTGTCTCTAGAGCAAAAGGGAAAAAATACAACCCATTTCTCCGTGGTTGACAAAGAAGGGAACGCAGTCTCTGTTACATACACCATCAATACGCTATTTGGCGCGGGTGTGATTGCACCAGGTACAGGATTTTTTCTCAATAATGAAATGGATGACTTCACGGCCAAAGTCGGCACAGCTAATACCTACGGCTTAGTGCAGGGAAGTGTCAACAGCATTGAACCAGGCAAACAGCCGCTCAGCTCAATGGCGCCAACTATTGTCCTAGACGCTAGTAATGAAATCGCTTTGGTTACCGGTAGCCCAGGCGGATCGACAATTCCAACAACAATATTTCAGATCATCACAAACCTAGTTGACTTTAATCTATCCCCAGATCGCGCAGTCAACCAGCCCCGTATTCACTATCAAGGGTCTCCAAACACTGTACTTACAGAACCTTTCGCACTGCCAGGTGATACTTTCGTTGATTTGTGGAACTATGGATATCGCGTTTCCCCATCTATTCATTGGGGTGCTGCTATGTCAATTGCCAGAAAAGATAAGAAACTACAGGCAATCAAAGACTTTCGTAGGCAACAAGCAGAAGCTAGAGCAGTTGATGACTAA
- a CDS encoding pirin family protein, with the protein MALEQILIPEKHDLGGFSVQRSLPHRDRQMVGPFIFFDHLGPAVFPPGKGVDVRPHPHINLATVTYLFEGSLLHRDSLGVVQEIVPGEVNWMTAGKGVVHSERSPDSFRDTESTLHAIQTWVALPEDYEEVDPSFSHHAAGDLPKWQEDGTTATLIAGKFKSFSSPVQTFSPTLYLSLSLSPGSQFQLPADDQQKAIYSVTSGLSIDGQPLEPNRLAIVKTGTSITISADAIAQTMVVGGEPLGFRQKYWNFISSRPERIEQAKKDWREKRFPAVPQENEFIPLPEPQSTEKTFKSNSSDQDSSASTSAPPLS; encoded by the coding sequence ATGGCGCTTGAGCAAATACTCATTCCTGAAAAGCATGATCTAGGCGGATTTAGTGTACAGCGTAGCTTGCCTCATCGCGATCGCCAGATGGTTGGCCCCTTCATCTTTTTTGATCACCTTGGCCCTGCCGTCTTTCCCCCTGGCAAAGGTGTCGATGTTAGACCGCACCCCCATATCAACCTAGCGACCGTTACCTATCTATTTGAAGGTAGCTTGCTACATCGCGACAGCTTGGGTGTGGTTCAAGAAATTGTTCCTGGTGAAGTCAACTGGATGACAGCGGGTAAAGGTGTTGTTCACTCAGAGCGATCGCCCGATAGCTTCAGAGATACCGAATCTACCCTTCATGCTATTCAGACTTGGGTTGCGCTTCCCGAAGACTATGAAGAAGTCGACCCAAGTTTTTCCCATCATGCCGCTGGTGATCTACCCAAGTGGCAAGAGGATGGCACCACCGCTACGCTAATTGCTGGGAAATTTAAGTCATTTTCATCGCCTGTTCAAACCTTCTCACCGACACTCTATCTTTCGCTAAGCCTTTCACCAGGTAGCCAATTTCAGCTACCCGCAGACGATCAGCAAAAAGCGATCTATAGCGTTACTTCTGGGCTATCAATTGACGGCCAACCCTTGGAACCAAATCGTCTGGCTATCGTAAAAACAGGTACATCTATCACGATTAGCGCGGACGCGATCGCCCAGACGATGGTTGTTGGTGGCGAGCCCTTGGGCTTTCGTCAAAAGTATTGGAACTTTATTTCTAGCCGCCCAGAAAGAATCGAACAAGCAAAGAAAGATTGGCGAGAGAAGCGGTTTCCAGCAGTGCCTCAAGAGAACGAATTTATTCCTTTACCAGAACCCCAATCAACGGAGAAAACCTTCAAAAGCAACAGCTCTGATCAAGACAGTTCTGCTTCGACTTCTGCTCCTCCCCTTTCATAA
- a CDS encoding alpha/beta hydrolase, which produces MQMLLKAVGFMASGLSWLAIGSLLFLSLWIVLPAPNFFLLPLAVGAPAVSPLLGGLGVIALLLTLWLIESPPHTVVAILLIIVALNSLPLLQQPQAVAAAERSMVQAFPDSHKDNLSKIKLFESQSTPIPAFSIFNFFRGIPQSEVRHQAKIPFASPAGETLFLDVYQPQLPGRYPAVMMVYGGGWRTGNSSENEALGRFLAGRGYVVIAADYRHTPQHKFPDQLEDVAAALAFVRDHTDKYEIIPDRIALLGWSAGAQLAMLTGCQAPATLLPKTLSESTAELVSVQAIVSYYGPVDLANGYRNPPRPDPLNVRQVLAAYLGGSPDEQPTTYAEASPITYVKSAAPSTLPPILLIHGGRDHIVEVKYGNYLYNQILRSRNTAVWVKIPWAEHAFDKVFNGVGNQMALHFLERFLAQTLL; this is translated from the coding sequence ATGCAAATGCTCCTTAAAGCTGTTGGATTTATGGCTAGTGGATTAAGCTGGCTGGCCATTGGCAGTCTACTATTCTTGAGTCTGTGGATTGTTCTGCCAGCACCTAATTTTTTCTTGTTGCCGCTAGCGGTAGGCGCACCCGCAGTGAGTCCGTTGCTAGGTGGACTAGGAGTGATCGCACTGCTTCTAACGCTGTGGCTGATAGAATCCCCACCGCACACTGTGGTTGCGATTCTCCTAATAATAGTTGCGCTTAATAGTCTGCCGCTTTTGCAGCAGCCTCAAGCAGTAGCCGCTGCGGAACGCTCGATGGTGCAGGCATTTCCTGATTCGCACAAAGACAATCTATCCAAAATCAAGTTGTTCGAGAGTCAATCTACGCCAATCCCAGCGTTCAGTATCTTCAACTTCTTTAGGGGAATTCCTCAATCGGAAGTCCGACACCAGGCAAAAATTCCATTCGCCAGTCCTGCGGGTGAAACTTTATTTTTGGATGTGTATCAGCCGCAATTGCCAGGGCGCTATCCAGCAGTAATGATGGTATATGGCGGTGGGTGGCGAACAGGTAACTCTAGTGAAAATGAGGCACTAGGTCGGTTTTTGGCGGGGCGAGGCTACGTGGTGATCGCGGCTGACTATCGACATACACCGCAGCATAAGTTTCCAGACCAGCTAGAGGATGTCGCAGCAGCGCTGGCTTTTGTGCGCGACCACACTGACAAATATGAAATCATTCCCGATCGGATTGCTTTGTTAGGCTGGTCAGCAGGCGCACAACTAGCGATGCTGACTGGATGTCAAGCCCCTGCGACACTATTGCCCAAGACTTTATCAGAGTCGACAGCAGAACTAGTATCTGTTCAGGCCATTGTCTCGTATTATGGCCCGGTCGATCTAGCCAATGGCTATCGCAATCCACCTCGGCCCGATCCCTTAAATGTTCGACAAGTTCTAGCGGCCTATTTAGGCGGATCGCCAGATGAACAGCCCACTACATATGCTGAAGCATCACCAATTACCTACGTCAAATCCGCCGCGCCAAGCACTCTACCACCTATCCTACTCATTCATGGTGGGCGCGATCATATTGTGGAGGTCAAGTATGGTAACTACTTGTACAACCAAATATTGCGATCGCGCAATACAGCTGTTTGGGTCAAAATTCCTTGGGCCGAACACGCCTTCGATAAAGTTTTCAACGGCGTAGGCAATCAGATGGCACTCCATTTTCTAGAACGCTTTTTAGCACAGACACTCCTGTAA
- a CDS encoding SulP family inorganic anion transporter: MQRAYKFTNQINFKNIRGDLFGGLTAAVIALPMALAFGVASGAGPTAGLYGAIIVGFFAALFGGTPTLISEPTGPMTVVITGVIASLVAANPENGMAMAFTVVIMAGIFQILLGVLKLGKYVTLMPYNVVSGFMSGIGLILIVLQIGPALGQSPPGGGVLGTLGNLPGLIEGIQPSDAILTLLTVLIIVYFPKSLRKFAPPQLVAMVVGTVLSLTVFAGVEGIARIGEIPLALPSLTVPTFSGPQLREMLVDAGVLGTLGCIDALLTSVVADSLTRTEHDSNRELVGQGIGNIMSGLLGGLPGAGATMGTVVNIKAGGRSALSGLARAVILLVVVLGASSLTENIPLSVLAGIIIKVGIDIIDWGFLKRAHYISRKSAAIMYGVIILTVFVDLVVAVGVGVFVANMLTIENLSMLRSDKGVTTVTDDDDTIALSAEEKALLDKGQGRILLFSLSGPMIFGVAKAISREREAVQNCQALVLDISEVPHLGVTTSLALENSIQEAVEGDRVVYIVGASGQTYKRLTRLGLLNIVPADRFLPNRTEALKQALKAISQRSPHQGNDLLSPQTSG, encoded by the coding sequence ATGCAAAGAGCTTACAAGTTTACCAATCAAATTAATTTTAAGAATATTCGTGGCGACCTTTTTGGCGGACTAACGGCCGCAGTTATTGCCCTACCAATGGCGTTAGCTTTTGGTGTAGCCTCAGGAGCTGGGCCTACGGCTGGGCTATATGGCGCGATTATAGTCGGTTTTTTTGCGGCGTTATTCGGCGGTACACCGACCTTAATCTCTGAGCCGACTGGTCCGATGACGGTGGTCATTACTGGTGTAATTGCCTCGTTGGTGGCGGCCAATCCGGAAAATGGTATGGCCATGGCCTTTACGGTCGTGATTATGGCTGGAATTTTCCAGATACTGCTTGGCGTATTGAAACTAGGTAAATACGTCACGCTGATGCCCTACAACGTAGTGTCAGGCTTCATGTCAGGCATCGGCTTGATCTTAATCGTGTTACAAATTGGCCCCGCCCTAGGGCAATCGCCTCCAGGAGGAGGCGTGCTCGGAACGCTTGGAAACCTACCAGGACTAATTGAGGGCATTCAGCCTAGCGATGCCATCTTGACGCTGCTCACCGTTTTAATTATTGTCTATTTTCCCAAGAGCCTACGAAAGTTTGCCCCGCCTCAGCTAGTGGCTATGGTGGTTGGCACAGTCCTATCACTGACGGTATTTGCCGGAGTCGAGGGGATAGCTCGCATCGGAGAGATACCTTTGGCGCTACCTTCTTTGACGGTGCCGACATTTAGTGGTCCTCAGTTGCGCGAGATGCTAGTAGATGCGGGCGTGCTAGGCACTTTGGGCTGTATCGATGCTCTGCTTACATCAGTGGTTGCGGATAGTCTTACTCGAACTGAGCACGATTCTAATAGAGAGCTAGTAGGGCAAGGCATTGGGAATATCATGTCAGGTCTGCTCGGTGGATTGCCTGGAGCGGGCGCAACCATGGGCACGGTCGTGAATATTAAAGCGGGAGGGCGTTCGGCGCTTTCTGGTCTTGCCAGGGCGGTTATTTTGCTGGTTGTGGTATTAGGGGCTAGCAGCTTGACAGAGAATATTCCGCTGTCTGTGCTAGCAGGCATCATTATCAAAGTCGGTATCGACATTATTGACTGGGGTTTTCTGAAGCGGGCTCATTACATTTCGCGCAAGTCAGCAGCGATTATGTATGGGGTGATTATTCTGACGGTGTTTGTAGATTTGGTGGTCGCCGTCGGGGTGGGTGTGTTTGTCGCAAACATGCTGACGATCGAGAACTTGAGCATGCTGCGCTCGGACAAAGGAGTGACTACGGTAACCGACGATGATGATACGATTGCGCTAAGTGCTGAAGAAAAGGCATTACTAGATAAGGGGCAGGGTCGAATCTTGCTATTTAGCCTTAGCGGACCCATGATCTTTGGAGTGGCTAAGGCGATCTCTAGAGAGCGAGAGGCGGTCCAAAACTGTCAGGCGCTAGTGCTAGATATTAGCGAGGTACCACATCTAGGGGTAACCACATCGCTCGCGCTAGAAAATTCGATCCAAGAAGCGGTAGAGGGCGATCGCGTTGTGTATATTGTTGGTGCTTCAGGACAGACCTACAAGCGTTTGACTCGGCTGGGTCTGCTAAACATTGTGCCAGCAGATCGATTTCTGCCTAATCGAACAGAAGCGCTAAAACAAGCGCTGAAGGCCATTAGCCAGCGAAGCCCACATCAAGGCAATGACCTTCTTAGCCCACAGACGAGTGGTTAG
- a CDS encoding amidohydrolase family protein — protein MVQAGSTQESSASQPSSGVLFENVRIFDGVSDQLSDPSNVLVINNQIQTISTAAIPVTAQENTVRIEGTGRVLMPGLIDAHTHLFMETLSPQKLEEAATSTPEVLFQQARENATNMLLRGFTSARDMAGPVFALKDAIDRGDVVGPRIWPSGAMISQTAGHGDFRQLNEIPRTPTTELSLAEQAGVGAIADGVPEVLRSVREQLMKGASQVKLAAGGGVASDYDPIDVTQYTEEELSAAVEAAKDWNTYVAVHAYTPRAIQKAIRAGVQSIEHGQLIDEETAQMMAENGTWLSIQPFLDDEDANPYPEGSANRVSQLRVAQGTDNAYNLAKKYQLKTAWGTDTLFNPEGSVRQGAKLAKLVRWYTPTEVLRMGTSTNAELLALSGPRNPYPGTLGIVAEGALADLLLVNGNPLENIDLIADPNNNFLVIMKDGEIYQNRLS, from the coding sequence ATGGTTCAGGCAGGCTCTACTCAAGAGTCCTCAGCTAGTCAGCCATCAAGTGGTGTCCTCTTCGAAAACGTTCGCATCTTTGACGGCGTGTCTGATCAGTTATCTGATCCGTCCAACGTTTTAGTGATCAATAACCAAATTCAGACGATTTCAACCGCAGCAATTCCGGTTACCGCACAGGAGAATACGGTTCGCATCGAGGGTACTGGGCGAGTGCTGATGCCAGGACTGATCGATGCTCATACTCATCTGTTTATGGAAACCTTGTCCCCCCAGAAGCTAGAGGAGGCTGCAACATCGACACCGGAAGTCCTCTTTCAGCAAGCTCGGGAGAATGCCACCAACATGCTGTTACGTGGGTTTACCAGTGCTCGCGATATGGCAGGGCCGGTGTTTGCCCTTAAAGATGCTATTGACCGGGGCGACGTAGTTGGCCCTCGCATTTGGCCCTCAGGGGCGATGATTTCGCAAACGGCGGGCCATGGCGATTTTCGGCAATTGAATGAGATACCCCGAACCCCCACTACCGAACTCAGTCTAGCCGAGCAGGCTGGTGTCGGAGCGATCGCAGACGGCGTTCCTGAAGTTCTTCGAAGTGTCCGCGAGCAGTTGATGAAAGGAGCCAGCCAGGTCAAGCTAGCCGCCGGGGGCGGGGTTGCTTCGGATTATGACCCCATCGACGTTACCCAATACACTGAGGAAGAACTCAGCGCAGCAGTAGAGGCAGCTAAAGACTGGAACACCTACGTTGCCGTTCACGCCTATACTCCCAGAGCAATTCAGAAGGCCATTCGAGCAGGGGTTCAGTCCATCGAACATGGTCAGCTGATAGACGAGGAAACGGCTCAAATGATGGCGGAAAACGGCACCTGGCTCAGCATTCAACCGTTTCTTGACGACGAGGATGCGAATCCTTACCCAGAAGGGTCTGCCAATCGGGTTAGTCAATTACGGGTGGCCCAAGGAACTGATAATGCCTACAATCTAGCCAAAAAATATCAGCTCAAAACCGCTTGGGGCACCGATACATTGTTCAACCCGGAGGGATCTGTCCGGCAGGGAGCAAAGCTAGCCAAACTAGTGCGCTGGTATACCCCGACTGAAGTCCTCCGGATGGGCACCAGCACCAACGCCGAACTGCTGGCGCTATCTGGTCCCCGCAATCCCTATCCCGGCACCCTTGGGATAGTGGCAGAAGGCGCCCTAGCAGATCTACTACTAGTAAACGGCAATCCCCTAGAGAACATAGACTTAATTGCCGATCCAAACAATAACTTCCTCGTCATTATGAAAGACGGTGAAATTTACCAGAATCGACTGAGCTGA